TACTGACGCGGTTCCGTCATCGTAGCGTTTGATGGCGAGTGTGATCGCAGTGTTGCCCGGCGTGTTGGTGGCCGTGTATGGCCGGACGACCTCTTGGTCCTCGTCTTCGTCGGGATCATCTTGTTCAAACTGAACCGTCGTATGCTGTCCGGGTTCGAATTCGAACGGCTCGTCGGCTTCAATGATGAACTGTTTTACTTGGGGAGTCATCTGGTGGATCGATGTGATCGTTGCTTCGAATGGCATGTAGACACAACCGGCTGCGAGTCTCCTAAGTGACCGGCTTGAGGAAAACCGTGAGAGCAGCCCAATTGAGACGATCAGATAGAATTTTCGCCTGATTATCTGCGGCGCTTACGTACGATATTTTGAGAGCGGGACCGATCTCGTGACTGATGGCCCAGAGACAGGGAACTGCCGTATGCGGA
This DNA window, taken from Halalkalicoccus subterraneus, encodes the following:
- a CDS encoding FAD-binding oxidoreductase, translated to MPFEATITSIHQMTPQVKQFIIEADEPFEFEPGQHTTVQFEQDDPDEDEDQEVVRPYTATNTPGNTAITLAIKRYDDGTASV